The Amblyomma americanum isolate KBUSLIRL-KWMA chromosome 2, ASM5285725v1, whole genome shotgun sequence genome contains the following window.
AGCTTGTGTGGTGTGGCTAAAATTCAAGTAACTCAGCACTAGCTAACAGATAGTTGGTGCAGTGAATTCATTATATCAAGTTTGACAGTTGCAACCCGTTCGTGGCATAGGGTTCACAAATACACATGCCACAATGGGGCTACGTGTTGAGGAATCGAGAAACTTCATAATATCAAGGAGTTTGTTACTTGGTGGTGTGTtaatccaggtttaactgtatttgaAAAGTTTTCTGTGTGCTGCTTAGCAACCTGTGTGGTAAATGTGCAGTGTTGGTGACATGCGAGCTCAGCTTTTGAAGCgtttttcctttctcttcttttttacaAAATTTACTTACTCACGGGCATGTCTTCAACTTTTGTGAGTACCCAGAAAGCCTCTGATAACTGACATTTTGAAACAAGTGTGTAAGTAATGAAGTCGCAATTACAGCAACAGGAGACATAGGGCCCTGACATTCAACTGGATTTTTTATTTCAGACACACATAGATATGTTAAAGAAAACAtaataaaacaaagatatgctaaAAAGTAAGAAAAACCTGGATGCTGAGGATGCACCAGTTTTTAACCTCTCTCAGCTGCACTTAACTATGTAGTGCGAACATTGAGTCGGCACTTGCGTAATTGTGATTCACAGTGATCTAACTTAGGTTCTCTGCATAGCACTGCGTGGTGCAGCCTATGCGCTGCTAAGTGAAGCGCATGCCTACGCTCACTCTTGCTGCGCTGTGCAGGCAACTTGGGTGCAAATGCCATCCTCGGCGTGTCGCTGGCGGTGTGTAAGGCGGGTGCTGCCCAGAAGGGAGTGCCGCTGTACCGCCACATTGCTGACCTGGCAGGCAACTCGAAGGTGGTCATGCCCGTGCCTGCCTTTAACGTCATCAACGGTGGCAGCCATGCTGGCAACAAGCTGGCCATGCAGGAGTTCATGATCCTGCCCACGGGTGCCAGCTCCTTCACGGAGGCCATGAAGATGGGCACCGAGGTCTACCACAACCTCAAGAGCGTCATCAAGCAGAAGTAGGCGCAGCCAACTGCTTccattctttttgttttcatttgcatTGCTTTACATGAGTCACTGTCTTGACTGATGGGACGTCATTTCTTTTGTTCACATTTacaaaattttcaattttgtttccaacaatttTTGTTAAGGAGACTATTGAAAGCTTGGCTGTAATTGGCTATAAATATCGAATATTTCAAAATCCATATGGTGTAGGTAAAAATAGATTGCATATTTGGGTTTGGTATACAAAAATCCTCTAGATATGATGGCTTCATTAATTTATTAGTTACCAAAATTTTATTACACACATCCACCTGGCCTTTGGTACAAAGCAGCCAAAGCAGATGTGGTTATTTCAAGTGAAAACAACAAAGTATAGGGTGCATCTGCAGCAATTCATTGAAGGCATAGAGAACAAGTTctctggaaaacaaaaaaaggaaggtTCAAAATTGGAATGATACATATTGAGATAGCTCCTCCTGTCTGAAGAAAAGGACCTCAAGGAATGTGTAATGAAAAGCACTGCACCACATCTTATGGGAAGCCTGAAACAAGATTGCTTCTATACAAGTTtggatgcacaaaaaaaaagaaacaagcaagtAAACAAATGTTTTTCAGGTTCCGCTGCAGACAAGCTTTCACAAGAGACAAGAACGAATCATTTCATAAATCAGCTTCCTTTTGCAAAAGGGTAGCTTGAGGAAGATGGAATGTGGTGTGTGGAAGATTGTGGTTtgtagaaagaaggaaaagattccATCTGTTTATTCGTCTGATTCATCACTTCGGTTTTTGTCTTGACCGTCTTGTTCTGCTAAATTCTATGGAAATTTCTAATTTCATTGTGTTATTTATATTTAGTATGCTTTTTTGCATTGAACTCATTTTTATGACACAGCCGTATTATATAGCTAATAGAACTTGAGTCCAGGTATGCAGTGTGAGCATCTAAAGGACACTGCTAACTACTGAGGACGGTGTATAATCACATTTCTTGTGTTAGCTGACTGAAAAGGGCAACAGACGCACAAGTATTGCAGCTAAGGCAGCGATGAATGATCAACAGAGTCCTCCTTGTCTATCCTCTCTATTGTAGCAATTTCTTCCTCAGTAGTAATTTCTTCCTCAGCAATTTCTTCCTCAGAGACAGGCACGTAGCCATgaatttttttagggaggggccCAAGGTAATTTTCGAGCTTCAGGGGGGGGGGAGTTTTTAGTCGGTTTTATATTGTTTGCTGCTTAGTATGGTTCTTTTGTGAATCCAGTTGAGTCTTTTAGGGTACTTGGGATTGCTGGCAGATTTATACAAACTCCCCCTGTAAGCTTGCTGCATTTATTTCTTCAGCATGCTGCTAAGCTAAGATTGGCATTATTGATGTTTGTGCTTTCTAGGTTTGGCTTGGATGCCACTGCAGTTGGTGACGAGGGTGGCTTTGCCCCCAACATCTTGGACAACAAGGAGGCCCTGGAGTTGATTAGTGAGGCCATCAACAAGGCTGGATATTCTGGAAAGATCGAGATTGGAATGGACGTTGCTGCCTCGGAGTTCTACAAGGACGGTGAGCAGTGCTGTTTCGTCATCCGCCTCCGTCCTCTCATTGCATGCAGCTATAGTATTTGTCTGCTGCTGCTTTAAATTCCACGAGCATAGCACCTTTAGTGTGGATTCTGCATTAGTCGATAAAGGGGGCAATGGGTGAGATGAATTGATTGAAATCtatttgcttttgctgttttACAGGCAAGTACGATCTCGACTTCAAGAACCCGAACTCTGACCCTAACTCCTACCTGACCAGGGAACAACTGAAGGAAGTCTACGAGGACTTCATCCGGTCTTATCCCATCGTTTCTATTGAGGACCCCTTTGAGCAGGATGACTGGGATGCCTGGACTGCACTGAACTCTGCGACCCAGATCCAGATTGTCGGGTAAATGTTGCTTGCCCTGCTAAGAAACTATCAGAAAGACTACTTCATTGTTTGCTATGTTTCAGTGCACTGCGTGGTGTGGCAAAGGtcacattaaaggggctctgaaacaccttccgaggaaagcacatcaactcgctcaatcactgcattgtgttgtcatgaacacctgagccaaataatgcacttctacaagcagcagaggacccacaatcacacgcgacagttggcgagcccttctcgGCGACTTATTtgatgctcgcaccctcctccggcGCTCGCATCTatgtatacatgttgagaggtggctactgggtagattctttcagatgtcaggcagctaccaaggccgcggccaacaAGCTGTATTggtccggcgggtcaggaagctctccccttggaggaggggccggcggaggagtgcCAAACTTCCAGCaggcaaaaagtgacgagaggagagggaaaagctcAAAGACGCGGAAATTTGGTGATTCTTCTTGCACTGCCTGACCATTCTTACTTTGTTCAAGGTGCAAACTCGCGACAGCTTGCAGGGAGCAGAAAGAACCACATTGACCTTATACGTGCTGGCCACTTTGTTTAGGTTGTGCGAAAGCCGATGAAAATAGGGAATCACCAccgtcttttgtttttctttatccttgtttttttttaccctgtTTACCCTTTGACGTCGGCTTCTGCTTCTTGACAAGATTCTCACTAATACTAGTGATGAGGCGTTTTGGGTACCCAGCTTGGTGAATGCGTTCAGTTTGCGCATCAAAGCTCTGTGCCATCTCATGCTCATAAGATTTTTCGAATTCTGCATTCAGGCATGTCGCAATGATTCTTCTCTTGATTAGCTTGGGATGTGCACTACTGAACGGCAGTAGCTCTTTGCACAATCCGGGGTTGTAGGACCAACAAACATGTCTGTCCTGCTTAAACACAACTCTCAAGTCaagaaactgcagttgttgtGGGGAACTTCTTGTGCAAAAAGAAGCCCCTTAGATTCACTTCGTGGTTCTTGCCTCATGCCGTTTGGTTCATTTTGTGGTACAGTGATTGTCAGTGAAAGAGAGAAAATTCTCAATGCTAATATCAGTGTAATGTGTTTTGGCAACAAGTGTTATCCTGATAAATTGCTTATTTTTAGAATCTGTATTCTTGGCATGGTGTGTTGTTGACGTTAACTCTGTCAATGCAGTGATGACCTGACTGTCACTAACCCCAAGCGGATTCAGACGGCCGTGGACAAGAATGCCTGCAACTGCTTGCTCCTCAAGGTCAACCAGATTGGCAGTGTCACTGAATCAATCAGGGCGTAAGTTTGAATGTATGCTCCTGTCTGTGTCTACCACCGGTATCTGTATATTTGTCCTCACCGTGACGGCCGTGTTTCGATCGAGCCGAAATGCAAGACACTGCAGGTGCTATGGGatggcagtgcacattaaagaatcccagttAGTCGAAATTGATCTGGAACCCTACATTACGGTGTCCCTTATAGCCCTGCATCACTTCCTTATTTAAGTGAGAGGTGGCGCTGAGGAAATTGAGTGCagtagggaaagaaaaaaaggggctCAGTACTACTGGGTAGCACTAAACACAGTGCGCCGGTGGCGGGGCAGTGACAGCAGCTCATGCTGCGTGGGAGACTGCGTGCATTAACATGGCTTTGCTGTGGTCGATGATGTCTTGTACATCTCTGAAGTGTTGCCTCTCAAATAGTATTGACGTATAAAATGGCTGCATGTGTCACGAAATTGCGTGATTGGCCGAAAGAGGTCAagtggccttgtgacgtcatcttaACCTGCCCACCATAGCGCTATGCATGAGTCTTACAGGAActtgggaagagcaatctgggtttTGCAAGCACCACTGATCACTGTATTTAAAACTGGCACTTGCCAGGGCAGGGGCGCATCACTTAGTAATCGCTTCACCACTGTgccggtagtggtatgaggactacccGCAATCTGTAAATGCGATTGAgaggaccgtgacgtcatcagcatcccgaccaccagtggaccaatcatagGGCACTGCCAAATCTGGAAGTCTGAGGACCTCCAAGTtttggaagttggcccacccccGAAAATTCCTAAAGGACACCCAGATTTTGGCATTAAGGTGGATGTTAGTGGGTTTCAATGGGTGGCTTAAGTTGGATTAGTGGATCGGAGTAGTATTATTTCATATAATAATTCAAtgcaaggtactcgaacattctagaaggttACAACTCATGCATACCATACAGGGGCAATGAAACTGGTTCAGACCGGAGTTTTGGCGTGAAATTGCGAGAACAACATTAGGCACTCATTGTAGGCACAATAGCAGGCAacataaatgctatcgcatttcctttaAGAGTACTCTTAAGAAGGCCCCCCAATTTTTGTTTCTGTAACGCTTGCAGATGTTTGCGGATGTTTTTTTCCTGTTGTCAGCAGAAATGTTTACTGATCTTACACACAGCTGAGAACACTGATAGTGCAGCAGATGTCAAGTGTGTTTTTGCTGCAGTTTATTGAGACAACTCAGCTTGACTTGCTGCCTATCCTAATGCTCATTCAGGTACCCTTTGCATCTGAATGCTTGTTGTGGTACTACTCTTTGGATAAAAATACATTCTATATGCTGCCATAGAAACTCAACACTTGTGGCTGTGTCATCTTATCAGATTATTGTTGTCAGGTGTTTTGCCTCTACTAAGTTGGTTGGACTGCCCTTGCTGCTTTGCTCATTTAGGCATCAGCTGGCCAAGAAGAATGGCTGGGGAACCATGGTGTCCCACCGCAGTGGTGAGACTGAAGACTCCACAATCGCAGACATCGTGGTTGGCCTGAGCACGGGACAGATCAAGACTGGTGCTCCGTGTCGCTCTGAGCGCCTCTGCAAGTATAACCAGCTGCTGCGCATCGAGGAGCAGCTTGGAGGCAATGCTGTCTACGCCGGCAAGAACTTCCGTCAGCCCCAGTAGATGGCACTATCTGAAAACACTGCCAACTCCCTCTCCTGCTAGGCGCCTACATAGAGGTTACCGTTGGCCCATCTAACAGCCTCCTTTCTTTACTCCCCGGTGTGAGTTTTCTTCTTCAAGACTTCTGCTAGTCACCAGAATAAAATTCCAGCTGTGCTGATCCTCTATGGTCATGTCAAGAAAGTTGTGCGTGAAAAGTCCAGGCTATTTAATTTTTGGTCAGATGGAATGCACCTGTTGCTTGGACATTATTGGCATTACATTGGTATAAGCTTCACAGGCAGCGATGTAGTGGACTGTCAAAGCAGTGCCACTCTCATCACATGTGACTGCTTAGCCAACACTGCAAAGTTCCTGTGTGGTGTGAATACTGGAAGCGTGTTTTTCTAGACATCCTGGTTTTCCGTATCTgtatgtgcgtgcatgtgtgtgtacaACACGGCCATTCTCATGTTCTTGTAGTGCTGAAACCAAACGTCCCAGGCCAGTGCAGCCATTTGTGCAAGTTGCGTGAATAAAAGTGATCAACAAAGGCTGTTTTTTTGCTGTGTGTGCTAGTTCCCACTTTATTGGCTTTGGTAGTGAGTCAATGCTTCGTATTGCAGGAGAGTGGAATACCATTCAGACTTGATAGATTAGAAGTTCATCAGTCATTAACTAATAAGCATAGTTTAACACTCCACTGCTAACAATACTGTTTTAGTTCCATTTTCTACATTAAAAACCTTGGCCTTTGTTATTAGGACACCCGATATAAACAAACCTCTACAGACCCAGCCAGGCACATATACCAACTGCCCAGTGTGCCACTTATCACAATGTGACGGAAGCCTAAGGATTATGATGTATGCTAACTCTACACTGGTTTGACCTGGCAGCCGTCAACTTTCAATGTACAGCTGAACTGACACTGGAGGGTTAAGCTCGCGGTGGCTCATCAAGAAAGGGGTCAACAGCCCTTACTGCAGGGCATAGCCACTTTGTCATGGTGGTAAGTAACCAAAAGCGTGGACAATTGGCGCCATCTTGACGGAAGCAAGAACTGACActtttcagcgatagctgttggaGCCATAGCCCCGGCTTTGCAGTGCGGTCGCGTCCGCACTCAGGGAAGGGAGTGagcgaagaaagaggtgctgtggcGGAGGTCTCCGAAATGGTTTCGCCCACctcaggatctttaacgtgcgcaaaCACCGCagggcacacgggcgcctcttgcggCCACCGGAGTTGCGAACGCATGCACGACAGGCAAGGAAGAGAGGCAGAATGAGCGCGGAGCAGGAGAGGAGGGTACTGGCACGGCAAGAGCAGAGGGAGAGAGGCTCGCCGTGTGAGATGCACAATTACGATAATTTTTGACAACTAGGAAAAAACCtctttcccgtttttttttttcagaacaaaaacTAACGCACAGCTTCATTAAGCACATTTATTTTGTAACTCATAAGTAAGTAAAGATATCGCTGCAAAGCCTTTCCAGGAAAATATGGTGATAAGTCTTGCATACAATACAATCAGTGCAAAGAATTGAATCGGTTGTCATTATTACTGAGTATGGAAATTGTCGCTTCAGCACCTTTTTACCACATTGAGGTTCGAGTACACGTAGAGGAGGTTTTGCACGCGCCCTCCTGCAAGCCTTTTGCGCAGCTTCGTATGCACATTGCCTTTTCACATAATGCAGACTATGGGGAATCCGAAACAGCCGAGATGCGACTGACTTGAGCGCCTGTTGCTACGAAGACCTCGCCACTATGTGGACAGCTCCAGATGTTAAGCAGACTTAACAAATCTCTTTTTAGGCCAAATTTTACAGTGCTTAGTGAGGTGACACAGTGCAGCAAAATTCCATTTGGTTGGACTCCTCCCGTCGAGTCTGATTGGCCACTATCCTACCCCCTCTAATGATTGCCTTCAGTGGCATGCTGCTAAGTGCAATTGGACATCTGCTGAGGCAATTCTGCGAAAGGAGTTTGATTTGCCTTCGATGATTACTTTGATGCATTTACACTACTGAATGCTTTTACTCCAAGTCGAAGCTTCACGCACGCGAAAACGGGCGGAGGTGGTTCGAAGGTTGCAGTGCTAAGGAAAGGGCGGTGGGTAATTAAGTGGCTGGTGCTTCTGGAAGGCCCAGGCTCCTCGCTTGTGCTGGATGCTTCACTTCAAAAAGCATCAGATTCGACGGAAGGGGAGAGGGATACAGTGACTTATTTTTCGCACTGAAAATATTGCAGCCATACGCGGCGCAAGAAAAGAAAACGGTGAAAATTCACGCCAAATACTGCTCAAGGTTTCTTTCGATTAAACAATCTCCTTGCTTTCgctggaaggggggagggggcagcaACCGGAATAGGGGTCCTGAGTGTATTACAGTGAGATCTGTTTATGGGACGCCTATACTGCCAGAGATCGCGCGTAGCTCATCCGCGAGGTGAGTAGTGGGGTGCCTCGTCAGGAAAGCGTCCGCTCGGCGCGAATGCAGGGAACAAgggtgctgatgatgatagtagtCCCAAAGAGCTTCCGGTATCAATGGCGCGGCATTTGAACACGTTTGCgccagcagacgacgcgtgtcgCGCTGGTTTTGATAAGGCAACGCGGCATGCGAAGCATTCCGTGTATGATAGGGTGCCGATTCAGGTGACGCGCCACCTTTCGATGCTTCTCTATTTACCTGGGGTAATTGCTAGCACGAAGCATGTGCCCTCTTCAAATAGGGAGTGTTCTGGGGCTAAATCGCAATGTTTTCAGAATAAAAAAGGTTCGACAAAACCATGtataacagctagcgctgtaaaaagGCTTAATAATCTGAATTCTTGCAAGTGGCGACGCAAACGCTTGCGCCTTGTTCTGCTTTCGTTAGGTCCAAACACCGAGTAAGACTTCTTTGCGATGCATGGTTGCATGCGGCggtgcacgctttacaggagGAAGAAAGCCTTCGGTAGGCAATATGCGACGTAAAGGAAGCATCAATGCAGTGCAGTGCAGCATGACTGCATGCCTCGTGGAGTTTGTGCACGCTCAGCCTTTCAAAGAAACCTAGAGACTTTTGCAAAATTTAAGCAGTATGGTTTAAAAGCATCGGACATAACCAGCTTCGTCTCGCGTGTTTTAATGATTCGTTTATACACTCCACGGCTGTGGCTTTTGGAGAACGGTACCAATAATAAGCCGTGAACTCCATAATAAGCCAATAACTCCAGAAAGATTCCACAAATCATGCATTGCACCTCTAAGTTTTTATTGCAGATTTAGACAAGTTTTTCTTGAGCTGTGTGAATCATCAAACTTGTTCTTGGCACTTTGTGGCCGCAGCTTCCTTTACACCGTGCAAGCCCATCATCGTCGTCAATAGTTTCAGGATTTTCAAAGCGCACTAGCTCTGATGCGTCAGTCGCAGCCCAGAAATATGCCAGAATATACGCCATCTGG
Protein-coding sequences here:
- the Eno gene encoding alpha-enolase, with the protein product MPIKRIYARQIFDSRGNPTVEVDLLTEKGLFRAAVPSGASTGIHEALELRDGDKSKYMGKGVSKAVNNVNQVIGPQLIGKGFDVTDQTKIDEFMLELDGTENKGNLGANAILGVSLAVCKAGAAQKGVPLYRHIADLAGNSKVVMPVPAFNVINGGSHAGNKLAMQEFMILPTGASSFTEAMKMGTEVYHNLKSVIKQKFGLDATAVGDEGGFAPNILDNKEALELISEAINKAGYSGKIEIGMDVAASEFYKDGKYDLDFKNPNSDPNSYLTREQLKEVYEDFIRSYPIVSIEDPFEQDDWDAWTALNSATQIQIVGDDLTVTNPKRIQTAVDKNACNCLLLKVNQIGSVTESIRAHQLAKKNGWGTMVSHRSGETEDSTIADIVVGLSTGQIKTGAPCRSERLCKYNQLLRIEEQLGGNAVYAGKNFRQPQ